A single Macaca fascicularis isolate 582-1 chromosome 13, T2T-MFA8v1.1 DNA region contains:
- the LOC135966726 gene encoding LOW QUALITY PROTEIN: SH3 domain and tetratricopeptide repeat-containing protein 1-like (The sequence of the model RefSeq protein was modified relative to this genomic sequence to represent the inferred CDS: inserted 2 bases in 2 codons; deleted 2 bases in 2 codons; substituted 2 bases at 2 genomic stop codons), with translation MLRGAGWGCSLLLFSSLPDSVEEAETEQPQEQEIPPPCLGLEPQETLPKVKNVLEQCKTCPGCPQEPASWGLCVASSNVSLQDPEEPSFCLEAEDNWEDPEALRSLLLFLNTSGFKASFCGLYNVALPWLSSMFSSFSDEEELTGRLAQAPGAAKKGGLLMALARFCFLLGQLCSRRLKLSQARVYLEETLGVLEGSFGDLFLVVAVYANLASIYWKQNQEKCTHVVPKAMALLLGTPGHICSTEADGELLQLVLQWAVGGQSQQAXARACFLLARHHVHLKQPEEALPFLEQLLFLHRDSGAPDAAWLSDCCLLLADIYSRECLPHLVLTCVKVASLRTQDSLAGSLRNVNLVLQNALQPHSLPTQTSHYLRRALASLTPGTGQALRGLLHASLAQPYSHHGYHGPAITFMTQSVETSAVAGVRAIVDPLVALAWLHVLHGQSLVALNILQSVQDAVVVSEDQEGVIANLVAVALKRTGRTRQAAEGYYHALWVAWDLGQRRNQAVLLANFGTLCLHAGASRLAQHYLLEAVRLFSRLPCGECGRHFTHILLGFTRQGPAQQCKGYYEWALLVAVEMDHVESQLRAVQRLCYFYSVVMPSETQCVIYHEFQLSLARKVADKVLEGQLLETTSQLYRSLGTERAYKSALDYTKRSLGIFIDLQXEKEAHAWLQAGKIYYLLRQSELVDLYIQVAQNVDLYTGDPNLGLELFEAAGDIFFNGAWEREEGMSFYWDRALPXAVTTGNRKVELQLQLCNKLVSLLATLEEPQEDLEFAYMALALRITLGDRLNEHVAYHRLAALHHRLDHGKLAEHFYLKAVXLCNSPLEFDEETLYYVKVYLVLGDIIFYDLKDPFDAAGYYQLALAAAVDLGNKKAQLKIYTRPATISHSFLLDCEKWLFFYQKARTFATELSVHRVNLPPLLLCGWAPWLASSHPR, from the exons ATGCTCAG AGGTGCTGGCTGGGGGTGttcattgcttctcttttcttccttgccAGACTCAGTAGAGGAAGCTGAGACCGAACAGCCACAGGAACAAG AAATACCTCCACCTTGCCTGGGCCTGGAGCCACAGGAGACCCTGCCGAAGGTGAAGAATGTTCTGGAACAATGCAAGAcctgcccaggctgcccccaggaGCCAGCGTCCTGGGGTCTCTGTGTAGCATCCAGCAACGTGAGCTTGCAGGACCCCGAGGAGCCCTCCTTCTGCTTGGAAGCTGAGGACAACTGGGAGGATCCAGAGGCCCTGAGATCACTGCTGCTGTTCCTGAACACCTCTGGATTCAAGGCCAGCTTCTGTGGCCTGTACAACGTGGCGCTGCCATGGCTGAGCAGCATGTTCAGCAGCTTTAGCGATGAGGAGGAGCTGACTGGGCGCCTGGCACAGGCCCCAGGGGCAGCCAAGAAAGGTGGCCTCCTCATGGCCCTGGCCAGGTTCTGCTTCCTCCTGGGGCAGCTGTGCAGCAGGAGGCTCAAGCTGTCCCAGGCCCGGGTGTACTTGGAGGAAACACTGGGGGTCCTGGAGGGCAGCTTTGGGGACCTGTTCCTGGTGGTGGCTGTGTACgccaacctggccagcatttaCTGGAAGCAGAACCAGGAGAAGTGTACACACGTGGTTCCCAAAGCCATGGCCCTGCTCCTGGGGACGCCCGGCCACATCTGCAGCACCGAGGCAGACGGGGAGCTCCTGCAGCTGGTGCTGCAGTGGGCGGTGGGTGGCCAGAGCCAGCAGGCCTAGGCCCGGGCCTGCTTCCTGCTGGCCAGGCACCACGTGCACCTCAAGCAGCCTGAGGAGGCCCTGCCCTTCCTAGAGCAGCTGTTGTTTTTGCACAGGGACTCGGGAGCCCCAGACGCTGCGTGGCTCTCAGACTGCTGCCTACTCCTGGCTGACATCTACAGCCGCGAGTGCCTGCCCCACCTGGTGCTGACCTGTGTCAAGGTGGCCTCATTGAGGACACAGGACTCGCTGGCTGGTTCGCTGAGGAACGTGAACCTGGTGCTCCAGAACGCCCTCCAGCCCCACAGCCTCCCCACCCAGACTTCCCACTACCTCAGGCGAGCGCTGGCCTCCCTAACCCCAGGCACAGGCCAGGCACTGCGCGGCCTTCTCCACGCCAGCCTGGCCCAGCCGTACAGCCACCATGGCTACCATGGCCCAGCCATCACCTTCATGACACAGTCGGTGGAAACCAGTGCTGTTGCCGGAGTCCGTGCCATCGTGGACCCCCTGGTGGCCCTGGCCTGGCTGCATGTGCTTCATGGGCAGAGCCTGGTGGCCCTGAACATCCTGCAGTCTGTCCAGGATGCAGTGGTAGTCAGCGAGGACCAGGAGGGTGTGATTGCCAAC TTGGTGGCCGTGGCTCTGAAGAGGACGGGACGGACGAGGCAGGCAGCCGAGGGCTACTACCACGCCCTATGGGTGGCTTGGgacctgggccagcggaggaaccaggcagtgTTGCTGGCCAACTTTGGCACCTTGTGCCTGCACGCGGGTGCCAGCAGGCTGGCCCAGCACTACCTCCTGGAGGCTGTACGTCTGTTCTCGAGGCTTCCCTGTGGGGAGTGTGGCCGGCACTTCACCCACATACTCCTGGGCTTCACCCGCCAGGGCCCGGCCCAGCAGTGCAAGGGCTACTACGAGTGGGCCCTTCTGGTCGCCGTGGAGATGGACCACGTGGAGA gccagctgcggGCCGTCCAGCGGCTGTGCTACTTCTACAGCGTCGTCATGCCCAGCGAGACCCAGTGTGTCATCTACCACGAGTTCCAGCTCTCCCTTGCCCGCAAGGTGGCCGACAAGGTGCTGGAG gggcagctcctggagaccaCCAGTCAGCTCTACCGGTCCCTGGGCACCGAGCG ggcctacaaatcTGCTCTGGACTACACCAAACGAAGTCTGGGAATTTTCATTGACCTCC AAGAGAAGGAGGCgcatgcctggctgcaagcagggaagatctattacCTCCTGCGGCAGAGCGAGCTGGTggacctgtacatccag GTGGCTCAGAATGTGGACCTGTACACAGGCGACCccaacctggggctggagctgtttgaggcagctggagacatcttcttcaatggggcctgggagcgggaggaAGGCATGTCCTTCTACTgg gaccgGGCTCTGC CGGCAGTGACTACGGGCAACCGCAAGGTggagctgcagctacagctgtgcaacAAGCTGGTGTCACTGCTGGCCACACTGGAGGAGCCCCAGGAGGACTTGGAGTTTGCTTACATGGCCCTAGCACTCAGGatcactctgg GGGACCGGCTGAACGAACACGTGGCCTACCACCGGCTGGCCGCCCTGCACCACCGGCTGGACCATGGCAAGCTGGcggagcacttctacctcaaggccGTTTAGCTCTGCAACTCGCCGCTGGAGTTCGATGAGGAGACCCTCTACTACGTGAAGGTGTACCTGgtgctcggtgacatcatcttctacgacctgaag